The stretch of DNA AATTGCGACCGGTGCGCCAACTGCGACTTTGCTCAAGAACCATTGTGTTGGTGTGCCATCATCATCAGACATCCGCCGAATTGGATAAGCGAAGTTGAAGACGATTGCCCCAACATAAAGTGCTAAGGATAGCACATATGGTGCTAAAGCATGACCATAGTTAGGCACATAGCTGTAATTTGAATGCGTCAATTTTGAAGGTGTCGCGAACATTTGGGCATTCGCATTCTTCAAAGGTGTCGCATTGACCGTGTCAGCCCCACTCTTCAAGGACTTCGCTAAGGTTGCATTACCATTTTTGATCTTCTTATTACCAGCTAACAATTGTGGTGAATTTTCATCCAATTGATTGGCACCATCAGCGAGTTGTTGAACACCACTCGTTAATTGACCAGTACTGCCTTGTAAGGTTTGTAGACCAGTATTCAGTTGACCAGCACCTGTATCAAGTTGTTGGACACCGGAAACCAGCGTTGGCACTTTGCCATTCAAAGTAGTCAAGCCAGTGGTTACTTGGCTAGAACCGCTGAACAATTGTTGCACACCACTAACTAAAGCAGGCACTTTACCGTTCAAGGTCACTAAACCACCAGTCACTTGGCTTGAACCATTCTTTAATTGCTTAACGCCAGAAACTAAGGTTGGCACTTTACCATTTAACGTAACAAGGCCAGTCGTAACTTGACCAGAGCCATCCTTTAATTGTTTAACACCAGAAACTAGGGTTGGCACCTTGGTATTAAGTGTCACCAATCCAGTAGTCACTTGACCAGAACCATCAATCAGCTTCACAACGCCAACTTTAACTGCGCCAATGCCATTAGTAACTTTACCAGAACCTACTTGTAATTGATGAATACCCGTTACCATAGCAGGGACTTTGCCGTTTAAGGTCTTTAAGCCACCAGTCACTTGTTGAGAGCCATCAAATAATGCCGAAACCCCTGATACCAAGGTTGGCACTTTACCATTTAGTTCTGCTGAACCATTAGCTAGGTCACTAGCGCCTTTGGTTAATTCAGTAGACTTTGCCGTTAATTCTTTGGCACCAGCATTAGCTTTATTAATTCCACCAATCAGCAACGGTAATTTCGCATTTAAGTCAGTTAAACCACCACTAAGTTGACCTGCACCAGTATTTAAACCTACTGAACTCTTAACTAACTTACTAGTCCCATTAGATAACGCGATACTGCCAACAGATAGTTTATCAATGCCACCAACTAAGGTTGGCACTTTACTATTCAAATCAGTTAAGCCACTGCTTAATTGTGTCGTACCAGCTTGTAATTCTGCCAATCCGCTCGTTACGGTCGCTGAACCACTACCTAATTGATTAGCCGTTGAAGACATCGTATTAACATTCTTAATTAAAGCATTAACACCCGCTTCTAAATCCTTAAAGCTCGTCAATAAACTAGCATCAGTCTTACTTGTTGCGGCAGTATTAGTACTAATCAATGACTGCAACTTTGTCATGTTAGTATTTAGCGTTTTGGCAGCCTGTTGATCAGAACTATCCGTAGTCGCTTCAGTTTGACCAACCGTTGCTAAACTACTTTCCAAGGCTTTAACCTGAGCATCACTCAAATTTTGTGAGTCTTTTAATGCTTCAATTTTGGCATTAATTTGTTGTGTAACCGTACTATTATCAGCTGTTTTGGTAGCAGTTAACTGTTGTACGTTAGTTTGCATGTCGCTAACAACTGCATCCACTTTAGTCGTATCAGTTTGATTGTCTGAAGTAGTAGCTAATTGCTTTTCAAGATTTGTCAATGCAGTTTCCATTTGACTCATCTCACTTTGCAAGGCGGCAATCTCTTGTTTACTCGTATCGCTTCCACCAACAGCAGCTAGCTTTTGTAATCCTTGTGTCACTTGGTCACTACCAGATTTCAAGGCTGTCACACTACCATTAACAGTTGTCGCACCGGTAGTTAGCTTATCAACACTGCTTGGCAAAATTTTGCTCTTTGTTTTAAGTGTACTAACACCGCTGTTAACATTTTGAGCGCCATCATCAGCAGCAGCAACCCCAGAAGTATAGTCTGAGACACCAGTAGCCAACTTATTAGCACCCGTAGCTAAAAGTTCAACATTACTTGATACTTTGCCAGTACTCTCATCCAAAGCCTGCAGCCCTTCTGATAACGTGTAAACCCCATTGGTATAAGTAACCACACCAACGCTTAGTTTCTTAGAACCATCGGCTAAGTCTTTTGCACCTTTTGTTAACGTACCAGTTTCACCATTCAAACTGTCCAAACCTTTTGTGACCTTACTAGACCCTTTAAACAATGCCGCTACTGAGTCTGGTAATGCCGCAGTTTGATCACTTAGTGCAGTGAGACCAACTGTAACTTGATTAGAACCATCGCTCAAGGCTGGCAATTGTTTATTCAAACTATTTAAGCCACCTGTAACCTGACCAGAACCGTCAACTAGTTTAGTAACACCACTGGCCAATTCACCGGTCTGACTATCCATGGTCTTTAAGCCATTCGTTACTTGGCCTGAACCGTCAACTAATTTAGTGACACCACTGGCTAATTCACCCGTGCTGCCATCTAAGGTCGTCAAACCAGTCGTTACTTGACCTGAACCACTAACCAATTTAGTGACACCACTGGCTAACTGACCCGTACTGCCATTCATGGTCTTCAACCCATTGGTCACTTGACCTGAACCATCAGCTAACTTAGAAACACCGCTAGCTAATTCACCGGTACTCCCATTCAACGTGTCTAGCCCAGTCTTCAACGCACTACCACCGTTCGCTAACTTCGCGATTCCGGCTGGTAATTGTTGAACTTTGGTATTAAGTTCCGTGGTCCCGTCTTTCAACGTGTGCACGCCAGTTGTGTAAGTTGTCAAACCATCTTGTAGCTCAACACCACCATTTTTCAACTGGGTCGCACCAGCAGCGGCTTTACTAAAGCCTTTTCCAGCTGTTTTCACTTGTTTAAACATTGCTAAGGCATAAGCTTTGGTCACCGCGGCCCGCACGTTTTGGTTCAGCTGGGTCGCACCAGCGTCACTAATCACTTTAGCAATGTAATTCAGCGACGCATTTGTTGAGTAATGTAACTTCATCCGTTTGGGATGCTTACTCGTGACCGTCGTTGCGTGTTTTGAAAAATTAGCTGGAATCGTGACAACCGTATAATACTTGTGATTAGCTAAACCGGCCTGCGCTTCGTCCGCCGAAACGAAATGCCAGCCAAGCTGATCATTTTTCTTAATGTTCGTCACCATTTGTTCCCCAACTGCAAAACGTTTACCCTGATAAGTTACCGGTTTGTCTTCATTAACCACTGCGACCGGTAAATTCTTGGTATCTCCATATGGATCCCAGACCGAAGTCAGGAAGAATACACTATACAAAAATGGAATTAAAATCATGACTGCCACCGAAATCCATAGAATCTTGCTATGGAAAATCGACCGCCATTCCCCGCGAATCATTTTCACAACCTGAAACCTTCCTTCAAAAAAATTAAATCATATGTTGTTCTAATGAGAACAACGATGCTAACGTTGTCTCAATTGCTGCTTGAATCTTTGGATCGCCACCGTCACGGCGATCACTACTTAACCACTGCACGATACTTGTAATGGCCCCACTAACTAAGTATGCGGTCAGATCTGGTTGTCGCGCATTACGAATCATCACGAACACGCGATCCGTGGCCCCAGTACGCGCGATTGCCAAAAAACAATCATTGATCACTTGCTGCGAGCGTGCATTGTCACCCTCTGTATTTGTCACCAATAAGTGCCGTAAGATTTCGGTATGCGTGCCAATAAAACGTGACATCACGGCCGAACCAGCGGCATCCGTTTGTTCAGCCGCCAATAATTCTTCCAGCGCTCGCATGACCATCTGTGCTAATAAATCAAACTTATCAGTGTAATACCGATAAAAACTACTCCGATGAATCAACGCACGCTGACAAATTTGTTCCACGGTAATCTGTGAGATCGACCGTTGTGCCAATAACTCGTACATCGCACGTTGCAAATCCAGCTCCGTCCGAATTGAAATTGCCACCACCCCTTTTTATGATATTCGTTCATTCGAATATAAGAATACTATAGACCGAAAACAACGTTGCTCCCGCGGCAACGAATTTAGTCCCTAATGTAAATATGGCTTTAACTTTAAGTCTTCACGTAATGTATGAATTAAATGTTCAACCTTAGTTAAAGGGCCATCAAATGTCACACGGTAATAGTTTCGTGTTCCTTGACGCTCAACGCTCACAAAATGATGATCCTTTAACGTTTTCAACTGATGGGACACCGCTGGCTGCGAGATCTGCATAATCTTGGTCAATTCCCCGACCGTTAACCCCTTAGCATGCTGAGTCAACTCGATCATGATCTGCTGCCGGCGTTCATCCGCTAAGACTTCAAAAATTGGAATCGTTTCACGGAATTCTTGCAAAGCTGCTTCGTTTGGATTCATTTATTTCCCTCCTTATATTCTTATATTCAAATATTAGAATGTATCAATATTACCCCCATTTTTAAGTTTTTGCAACGGTTAGTTTATTCTGTCTGATTCTAAAACAAAACGAGTCAACTGGTCTGTTAGTTCTCAAAGATAGCGGTTACAATAATCTCAAATCAGTATTGGGGGGCGATATACCATGAAACCATTAAATCAAGATGCTATTATTTTACGTTTAGGATTAGTCACCGGTTGTTGGGTATTAGTCCAATTACTATTATTGCCGTCTGCATTGTTGGCCAATGCGACGGTCTTACGAGTTTCAGCCGATGCGCTACTGGCCATTATTCTGACCATTGGCTTATTAGATGGCTATCGTGCTTGGAAACAGCGCCTTAATTGGCGTTATGCCGCCACCGATTTAGTGTTACTGATCCTCGTTGCTATTTTACTGTGGTAACTTAAAAGCCAGCCTTACGCTGGCTTTTTTTGACGCTAAAATTTCATAATAACTGATTACTGGTCGGTCTCAGTGGGTGCTGTGAGACCGCACTTTGGCTCACAAACGTGACCACCAAGTTCCAGCATCAGTCCGGATCAACCGGAACGGCAAACAAGCATTTTGACAAGATTATAGATTTAAAAAAGTGGCACCAAAAAACGCCCGGCAAATTGCCAGACGCTACAAGGGTCTTAATTCCAATCAGACTGATTGAATAGTATAACTCAGTTGGGAGCCAAGTTATTTATATGGAAAATCACAGGTATCTCTGGGAAGGAATTACGTGTGATCTGAGTCTAATTTACTGACTAGCGTTACTTGCTAATTTATTGAGAGAAAAATTGCAATTAACGGCGGTTAAGCAACGCTATGCCAATTAGTATAGCGGGTTTTACAGACTTTACTAGCACCAAATCAGTTAGTTGTCGTAGAATACGACAATTTTCATAGATTGTCCTAATTTTGATTACCAAAGGCTTAATCGGTTGCCATTGGAAACGGTTAATGGGACAATTTGATTGCGTTCACAATATTACTTGGAGATGAAAAAATGCAATCAAAATTTTATCCTTACTTAGCTTTTGACAATGCCAAAACGGCAATCGCCTATTACCAAAAAGTTTTTGGTGCGACCGATGTTTATCGTTTGAGTCCCAAACCGGAACAGGCCAAAACGTTTGGCTTACCCGCGGATGCCGATCTTGATAATCTGACGATGCACGGTGGCTTCACCGTCCTCGGTGTAAAAGTCGAATGTGCGGATGCCTTCGGTCATAGCGCTAAGCCGTCAGATCAGATCACCTTAATGATCGATATTGATAGTGAAGACGAAACCAGTGCTCAGGCTGCTGACGCGTTCTATCAACAGTTAGTTGATTCTGGCGAAGTTGAGATTACAATGCCTTTCGCCGAACAATTCTGGGGTGGTAAAATGGGCCAGTTCACCGATAAATTTGGGGTTCACTGGAGCTTGCATTCTTCACCTTGGTCCATTGCTTACGACCATCAAAATAATTAACCTGTCAAAAATCCCAGCTAACGATTTTAAATTAGCTGGGATTTTTTATTAATTGACCGCTTTTTTTACTGCTTTATAACCATACTTTAGTAGCTCACGTTCAACTTGTTTTGAAGTCGTCGTGTGGCTTGAATACCGACTAGCCTTAGTGTTGGCCGTGCTAGTCACTTTATCAGCGCCCGCAACTTGCATTTGGCTATCTGCTTTGCCACGACCGGTCGCATAATCAAAACTGACACCGGGTTCGACATTCCAAATATAAACATTAAAATTGACGCTACCATCTGTCGAAACAGCTTGTGACCAGTAGCCCCGTGGCATTAATTCATTACCACGGAAAACCGTCGTAACACGATAAATGACTTTCTTACCTTGTTCCAATGCAGTCCGAACTTGATCCTCATAGATCTGCATGGTCCGTTGATTAGAATAAGCCGTTTGCGTCGCTAGGTTCTTAGGATTATCCAGACTGCCACCCTCGCCATTTCGGAACTGACCATCCTGTGTCAGATTAAACGAAATCGTATAGGCAATCAAATGACCACGATTTTGTGGAAAAACACGTTTGCCATTTACGGTAATCGGTTGATTATGCCAACCGGTTGGACTCCAAGTCTGTGCTGCACGTCCAGCAGACCGGCCTAAATTAGCCTTGCTCAAATAAGCCGTATCCGTAGTCGTTCGGTTCAAGCCATCTAAATTACCATAATCAATTTTAGAATTTTTCCACAAACTCGACTTCAAGGTACTTTTACCACTATTGACCTTGATAGCCGCTGCGGCACCGGATTGATAAGTCTGCTTTGCCAAAGTAGCATAAGTTGTTTTATCATCCCCACTCGTCCCTGCCGCAAACGCCGTGCGCTTACTGCTAGACGCGGTGTGACTACTCCCATCAGAAGAGAGTTGATTGACTGTGCTACAGCCACTAAGTAGTACGGTTAACCCCAAGATTCCCATTAAACGCGCCAAATGCAGTCGTTTTATCATTTTGAATTCCGCCCCATCTTTTTTTGATTACTGTTTTCATGATAACGTACTTTCATGAGGGGAACAAATGTTTTTTAATGAGATTTCAGTTGTAACAGTTGCCAGTCTGACCGTAAAATACCATACTTTACTGAATCATAATACTGTCCCTGCCAATACCGAACTTGTGGGATCCGTCCCTCTAAATTTAAACCAATGGCCGCGGCCAAATGCATCATCCGAGTATTGCCCGACCAAGTGGTTAGCCCAATATGTGGCAAAGTCGTCACTTCGGTAAATAAATGAGTCAACCATAACGTTAGCGCTCGCCGACCGACTTGTTGGCCCCAATGGCGATCATCATAAATCAGAATGCCAACTTCCAGCCAACGCTTTAAGTCGCCATCGACAAAATGCTGATTCACATTGCCAACAATCTGGTCATCGACAGTTATAACCCAGTTTTTAGGTTGCTTGAGCCAATCACGGGGACCAATCACCGTTTCAAAAGCTTGTTGACTTGGTAACTGATCTTTAAAATACGGCCCATTCCATTGCGTCCAAGCCGCTTGTGGCTGACTAAAACCAAGTCGCCACAATTGTGTTAATTCCGATGCTTGAACTGGTCTAATTTTAACAACTGTCATGCTGATCCCCTCTTTTTAATTGACTGCTAGTTATACCTAAAATAGATACAGATACACCGTAACTATCCTAATTTATAAGTATCTACTTAACTTTACCGCTCCGGTTGGTCTGGATTGATGCTGGAACGTGGTGGCCACGTTTGTGAGCCAAAGTGCGGTCTCACAAGCCGGGCTTTCTCTAAGCTGGAAGGCCACCAGCAAAGAGAAATTTCACCACTGAGCATCATTCAGCCCGCCCTGCGCTAATTAGTATTTCTAACATCAATTGTATTTTGGCGCTATTCAGATTCACAACCACTATTTGACGCCGGAGTGGACCAGTTTGTTTGCCGTGTCGAGACACTTAGCTGGGCGAACGTTACCCAGGTTAGTGTCTGGCCGACTTTTAAGACGTGATTTTCGGCTTGAAAGCGCCCTGCAGACCGTTCTTTG from Lactiplantibacillus brownii encodes:
- a CDS encoding VOC family protein produces the protein MQSKFYPYLAFDNAKTAIAYYQKVFGATDVYRLSPKPEQAKTFGLPADADLDNLTMHGGFTVLGVKVECADAFGHSAKPSDQITLMIDIDSEDETSAQAADAFYQQLVDSGEVEITMPFAEQFWGGKMGQFTDKFGVHWSLHSSPWSIAYDHQNN
- a CDS encoding YhgE/Pip family protein produces the protein MKMIRGEWRSIFHSKILWISVAVMILIPFLYSVFFLTSVWDPYGDTKNLPVAVVNEDKPVTYQGKRFAVGEQMVTNIKKNDQLGWHFVSADEAQAGLANHKYYTVVTIPANFSKHATTVTSKHPKRMKLHYSTNASLNYIAKVISDAGATQLNQNVRAAVTKAYALAMFKQVKTAGKGFSKAAAGATQLKNGGVELQDGLTTYTTGVHTLKDGTTELNTKVQQLPAGIAKLANGGSALKTGLDTLNGSTGELASGVSKLADGSGQVTNGLKTMNGSTGQLASGVTKLVSGSGQVTTGLTTLDGSTGELASGVTKLVDGSGQVTNGLKTMDSQTGELASGVTKLVDGSGQVTGGLNSLNKQLPALSDGSNQVTVGLTALSDQTAALPDSVAALFKGSSKVTKGLDSLNGETGTLTKGAKDLADGSKKLSVGVVTYTNGVYTLSEGLQALDESTGKVSSNVELLATGANKLATGVSDYTSGVAAADDGAQNVNSGVSTLKTKSKILPSSVDKLTTGATTVNGSVTALKSGSDQVTQGLQKLAAVGGSDTSKQEIAALQSEMSQMETALTNLEKQLATTSDNQTDTTKVDAVVSDMQTNVQQLTATKTADNSTVTQQINAKIEALKDSQNLSDAQVKALESSLATVGQTEATTDSSDQQAAKTLNTNMTKLQSLISTNTAATSKTDASLLTSFKDLEAGVNALIKNVNTMSSTANQLGSGSATVTSGLAELQAGTTQLSSGLTDLNSKVPTLVGGIDKLSVGSIALSNGTSKLVKSSVGLNTGAGQLSGGLTDLNAKLPLLIGGINKANAGAKELTAKSTELTKGASDLANGSAELNGKVPTLVSGVSALFDGSQQVTGGLKTLNGKVPAMVTGIHQLQVGSGKVTNGIGAVKVGVVKLIDGSGQVTTGLVTLNTKVPTLVSGVKQLKDGSGQVTTGLVTLNGKVPTLVSGVKQLKNGSSQVTGGLVTLNGKVPALVSGVQQLFSGSSQVTTGLTTLNGKVPTLVSGVQQLDTGAGQLNTGLQTLQGSTGQLTSGVQQLADGANQLDENSPQLLAGNKKIKNGNATLAKSLKSGADTVNATPLKNANAQMFATPSKLTHSNYSYVPNYGHALAPYVLSLALYVGAIVFNFAYPIRRMSDDDGTPTQWFLSKVAVGAPVAILMAIIECVALLIVGLKPISMAGYFTTAIMIALASMFIVMFLSMLFDNPGRFVAMVLLMLQLGGSGGTFPMEITNHFFNVIHPFLPLTYSILAFRQSLTGGWGNGTFVSSIVILAVFAIIALILLWASMVFLKKHNMQELAEEPIQMKAGK
- a CDS encoding ArsR/SmtB family transcription factor — translated: MNPNEAALQEFRETIPIFEVLADERRQQIMIELTQHAKGLTVGELTKIMQISQPAVSHQLKTLKDHHFVSVERQGTRNYYRVTFDGPLTKVEHLIHTLREDLKLKPYLH
- a CDS encoding GNAT family N-acetyltransferase; its protein translation is MTVVKIRPVQASELTQLWRLGFSQPQAAWTQWNGPYFKDQLPSQQAFETVIGPRDWLKQPKNWVITVDDQIVGNVNQHFVDGDLKRWLEVGILIYDDRHWGQQVGRRALTLWLTHLFTEVTTLPHIGLTTWSGNTRMMHLAAAIGLNLEGRIPQVRYWQGQYYDSVKYGILRSDWQLLQLKSH
- a CDS encoding DNA/RNA non-specific endonuclease; translation: MIKRLHLARLMGILGLTVLLSGCSTVNQLSSDGSSHTASSSKRTAFAAGTSGDDKTTYATLAKQTYQSGAAAAIKVNSGKSTLKSSLWKNSKIDYGNLDGLNRTTTDTAYLSKANLGRSAGRAAQTWSPTGWHNQPITVNGKRVFPQNRGHLIAYTISFNLTQDGQFRNGEGGSLDNPKNLATQTAYSNQRTMQIYEDQVRTALEQGKKVIYRVTTVFRGNELMPRGYWSQAVSTDGSVNFNVYIWNVEPGVSFDYATGRGKADSQMQVAGADKVTSTANTKASRYSSHTTTSKQVERELLKYGYKAVKKAVN
- a CDS encoding TetR/AcrR family transcriptional regulator; this encodes MAISIRTELDLQRAMYELLAQRSISQITVEQICQRALIHRSSFYRYYTDKFDLLAQMVMRALEELLAAEQTDAAGSAVMSRFIGTHTEILRHLLVTNTEGDNARSQQVINDCFLAIARTGATDRVFVMIRNARQPDLTAYLVSGAITSIVQWLSSDRRDGGDPKIQAAIETTLASLFSLEQHMI